A window of the Gopherus evgoodei ecotype Sinaloan lineage unplaced genomic scaffold, rGopEvg1_v1.p scaffold_153_arrow_ctg1, whole genome shotgun sequence genome harbors these coding sequences:
- the PPP4C gene encoding LOW QUALITY PROTEIN: serine/threonine-protein phosphatase 4 catalytic subunit (The sequence of the model RefSeq protein was modified relative to this genomic sequence to represent the inferred CDS: inserted 2 bases in 1 codon), translating into MPRISDLDGQIEQXRRCELSRRASEGAGAKAREILVEESNVQRVDSPVTVCGDIHGQFYDLKELFRVGGDVPETNYLFMGDFVDRGFYSVETFLLLLALKVRYPDRITLIRGNHESRQITQVYGFYDECLRKYGSVTVWRYCTEIFDYLSLSAIIDGKIFCVHGGLSPSIQTLDQIRTIDRKQEVPHDGPMCDLLWSDPEDTTGWGVSPRGAGYLFGSDVVAQFNASNDIDMICRAHQLVMEGYKWHFNETVLTVWSAPNYCYRCGNVAAILELDEHLQKEFIIFEAAPQETRGIPSKKPVADYFL; encoded by the exons ATGCCGAGAATCAGCGACCTGGACGGCCAGATCGAGCA CCGGCGCTGCGAGCTCTCAAGGAGAGCGAGTGAAGGCGCTGGCGCCAAGGCCCG GGAGATCCTGGTGGAGGAAAGCAACGTGCAGCGGGTGGATTCTCCTGTGACA gtgTGTGGGGACATCCACGGTCAGTTCTATGACCTCAAGGAGCTCTTCAGG GTTGGGGGTGACGTCCCAGAGACCAATTACCTCTTTATGGGCGACTTCGTGGATCGGGGCTTCTACAGCGTTGAGACCTTCCTACTGCTGCTGGCACTCAag gtgcgCTACCCCGACCGCATCACACTGATCCGGGGCAACCATGAGAGCCGGCAGATCACGCAGGTGTACGGCTTCTACGATGAGTGTCTGCGCAAGTACGGCTCCGTCACTGTGTGGCGCTACTGCACCGAGATCTTCGACTACCTCAGCCTGTCGGCCATCATCGACGGCAAg ATCTTCTGCGTCCACGGGGGCCTCTCCCCGTCCATCCAGACGCTGGATCAGATCCGCACGATTGACCGAAAGCAGGAGGTGCCGCACGACGGCCCCATGTGTGACCTGCTCTGGTCTGACCCCGAAG aCACAACGGGCTGGGGTGTGAGCCCGCGGGGCGCCGGGTACCTCTTCGGCAGCGACGTGGTTGCCCAGTTCAACGCCTCCAATGACATCGACATGATCTGCCGCGCCCACCAGCTGGTCATGGAGGGGTACAAGTGGCACTTCAACGAGACTGTGCTCACAGTCTGGTCGGCCCCCAACTATTGCTACCG gtgTGGGAACGTGGCTGCCATCCTGGAGCTGGATGAGCACCTGCAGAAGGAATTTATCATCTTTGAAGCTGCCCCCCAGGAGACCCGGGGGATCCCCTCCAAGAAGCCCGTTGCCGACTACTTTctgtga